In a single window of the Photobacterium profundum SS9 genome:
- a CDS encoding acetoacetate--CoA ligase: protein MTVNTDDPHMLWRPSRERIQSSLLYQFMIQLSEQQNTLFHDYHQLHHWSITHSDIFWDQVWDFSDVIGHKGEPTCLTPPQSTLPAKETQWFPNATLNFAENLLKNWNRHAAADAIVFHCEGQKELQQRISWQQLYRQTSQLTQFLAAKGVKKGDVVAGYIPNIPQAIIAMLATSTLGAIWTSTSPDFGADSVVERFGQTKPKVLLTADGYFYNGKSHSSLDNITQMLAQLPSVEQLIVIPYTQVDIRELTASIPKTITLTLWQSALEPYEPTDIQFAPVPFNHPLYILYSSGTTGKPKCIVHSTGGLLLNHLKEHKLHCNTRNGDRIFYFTTCGWMMWNWLVSGLASGATIVLYDGSPFYPNASVLWDMAEQEQLSLFGTSAKYLEALEKQNYSPNQFHSLPHLQTLCSTGSVLAPEQFDYVYSHIKSDLQLASISGGTDICGCFAIGNPLSPVYKGECQSQALGMDVRVFNEQGQTELTQQGELVCCNSFPNQPIGFWNDPDGKRYHNAYWNTYPNTWHHGDFVALSSTGGMVFFGRSDAVLNPGGVRIGTAEVYRQVNPLHEITDSVVIGQNWKNDVRVVLFVQLADGYLLDDALKATIRQRIKHHCSPRHIPAVILPVTDIPRTKSGKLVELAVRNIVHNLPVTNIGALANPAALEEYKGRKELK, encoded by the coding sequence ATGACAGTAAACACCGACGATCCACACATGCTGTGGCGCCCTTCACGGGAGCGTATTCAATCCAGTTTGCTCTATCAATTTATGATTCAATTAAGTGAGCAACAAAATACGCTGTTTCATGATTACCACCAGCTACATCATTGGTCTATTACCCATAGCGACATCTTTTGGGATCAAGTTTGGGATTTTTCTGATGTGATAGGTCATAAAGGCGAGCCCACTTGCTTAACACCCCCACAATCAACACTGCCTGCTAAAGAGACGCAGTGGTTTCCTAATGCAACGCTGAACTTTGCAGAGAATCTACTCAAAAACTGGAATCGACATGCAGCCGCAGATGCCATCGTATTTCATTGTGAAGGGCAAAAAGAGCTGCAACAACGTATAAGCTGGCAACAGCTCTATCGTCAAACATCACAACTAACCCAGTTTCTCGCCGCTAAAGGGGTTAAAAAAGGTGATGTAGTCGCAGGATACATACCCAACATACCTCAGGCCATTATTGCCATGTTAGCTACATCGACATTGGGCGCAATTTGGACATCGACGTCACCCGACTTTGGTGCAGATAGTGTTGTAGAGCGATTTGGTCAAACCAAGCCCAAAGTATTATTAACGGCAGACGGCTATTTTTATAACGGAAAATCACACAGCAGCTTAGACAATATCACGCAAATGCTCGCTCAACTTCCCAGCGTCGAACAATTGATCGTTATTCCCTATACTCAGGTAGATATACGTGAATTGACAGCTTCTATCCCTAAAACTATCACGCTAACTCTTTGGCAAAGTGCATTAGAACCATACGAACCAACAGATATTCAATTTGCACCAGTGCCTTTTAACCATCCGCTGTATATCTTGTATTCGTCTGGTACAACAGGCAAACCCAAATGCATTGTTCACAGCACGGGCGGTTTGCTACTGAATCACCTTAAAGAACACAAGTTACACTGTAACACAAGGAATGGTGATCGGATTTTCTATTTCACGACATGCGGCTGGATGATGTGGAATTGGTTAGTCAGCGGGTTAGCCTCTGGGGCTACAATCGTACTGTATGACGGTTCACCATTTTACCCAAATGCGAGTGTATTATGGGATATGGCAGAGCAAGAACAGCTTTCATTGTTTGGCACATCTGCCAAATATTTAGAAGCACTCGAAAAACAAAATTACAGCCCAAACCAGTTCCATTCTTTACCACACCTACAAACATTATGTTCAACAGGTTCAGTGCTTGCACCAGAACAATTTGACTATGTGTACAGCCACATCAAATCTGATCTACAGCTTGCTTCTATTTCTGGTGGTACAGATATTTGTGGTTGCTTTGCTATCGGTAATCCCTTGAGTCCGGTTTATAAAGGAGAATGCCAAAGCCAAGCATTAGGTATGGATGTACGTGTGTTCAATGAACAAGGTCAAACAGAATTAACCCAACAAGGTGAGCTTGTTTGTTGTAATAGTTTCCCAAATCAACCTATTGGTTTTTGGAATGATCCTGATGGAAAGCGCTATCACAATGCGTATTGGAATACCTATCCGAATACATGGCATCACGGCGATTTTGTAGCGTTAAGCAGTACGGGTGGCATGGTTTTCTTTGGGCGTTCTGATGCCGTATTAAACCCAGGCGGTGTACGTATCGGTACAGCAGAGGTTTACCGCCAAGTAAACCCATTACACGAAATTACCGATTCAGTGGTAATAGGACAAAACTGGAAGAACGATGTGCGGGTGGTGTTATTTGTTCAGCTTGCCGATGGTTACCTGTTAGACGACGCACTCAAAGCCACGATACGCCAGCGCATTAAACACCATTGCTCTCCCCGTCATATACCTGCCGTTATTCTGCCAGTTACTGATATACCTAGAACCAAATCTGGTAAGTTGGTGGAACTTGCCGTGCGTAACATCGTGCATAATTTGCCAGTAACAAATATAGGAGCCTTGGCAAACCCAGCAGCATTAGAAGAGTATAAAGGCCGTAAAGAATTAAAATAA
- the ansB gene encoding L-asparaginase 2, which translates to MKNNLIRLGMVVAGLCFSTFSFASADLPNIKILATGGTIAGAGQSATESNYTSGKVGIDELIAAVPDMTKIADISGEQVVKIGSQDMSDEVWLTLANRVNALLAQDDVDGVVITHGTDTMGETAYFLDLTVKSDKPVVLVGAMRPSTAMSADGPMNLYNAVVTAADKDSEGRGVLVAMSNNVFDARDVTKTNTTSVDTFQSPNFGTLGYIHNGDVKYQRSPERKHTSDTVFDVSKLKELPKVGIVYNYANASDLPVKALIDAKYDGIVSAGVGNGNMYHTIFDQLVKASKDGTMVVRSSRTPTGSTTLDAEVDDAKFGFVASGTLNPQKARILLMLSLTQTQDYKEVQKMFQFY; encoded by the coding sequence ATGAAAAATAATCTAATTCGCTTAGGTATGGTTGTTGCTGGTTTGTGCTTCAGCACATTTTCTTTTGCTTCTGCCGATTTGCCGAACATTAAGATTCTTGCAACTGGCGGCACGATTGCAGGGGCAGGGCAATCAGCAACAGAATCTAACTATACATCGGGTAAAGTGGGCATCGATGAGCTGATCGCTGCTGTACCTGATATGACAAAAATTGCGGATATTAGTGGCGAACAAGTCGTTAAAATTGGCTCTCAAGATATGAGCGATGAAGTTTGGCTAACACTGGCAAATCGAGTTAACGCATTACTTGCGCAAGATGATGTAGACGGTGTCGTTATCACTCACGGTACAGATACCATGGGTGAAACAGCTTACTTCCTTGATCTCACCGTTAAAAGCGATAAGCCAGTGGTACTTGTTGGGGCGATGCGTCCGTCTACAGCCATGAGTGCTGATGGACCAATGAACTTGTATAACGCTGTTGTAACAGCTGCAGATAAAGATTCTGAGGGGCGTGGTGTATTGGTTGCGATGAGCAACAATGTATTCGATGCTCGTGATGTAACTAAAACCAATACAACATCAGTTGATACGTTCCAATCGCCAAACTTTGGTACGCTAGGTTATATCCATAATGGTGATGTAAAATATCAACGTAGCCCAGAACGTAAGCATACATCTGATACAGTATTTGATGTATCTAAGTTAAAAGAGTTACCTAAAGTCGGTATCGTATATAACTACGCAAATGCTTCTGATTTACCGGTAAAAGCACTGATAGATGCAAAGTATGATGGCATTGTAAGTGCGGGTGTGGGTAACGGTAATATGTACCACACTATTTTTGATCAGCTAGTAAAAGCGAGTAAAGATGGCACTATGGTAGTCCGTAGCTCTCGTACACCAACAGGTTCAACAACACTTGATGCAGAAGTGGATGATGCTAAATTTGGTTTCGTGGCATCAGGTACATTGAACCCACAAAAAGCCCGTATTTTATTGATGTTGTCTTTAACACAAACTCAAGATTACAAAGAAGTTCAAAAGATGTTCCAATTCTATTAA
- the maiA gene encoding maleylacetoacetate isomerase, whose amino-acid sequence MDDAIAITLYDYYRSSASYRVRIALNLKGLDAGKSYEQCPISLIDNEQNSSSYTTVNPNGLVPSVKTDHGILSQSLAIIEYLDETYPNIPLLPNDPWQKAQCRSFALLIACDIHPLNNLRVLNYLNSDLGANQNEKMVWYFHWLERGFQALEAMLSRSLSFEQTFCFGKHATLADICLIPQIYNAKRFDFDMTKYPNLSLVDQHCQQISAFKLAHPDQQ is encoded by the coding sequence ATGGATGACGCAATTGCAATAACGCTATACGATTATTACCGTTCTTCTGCCTCATACCGTGTTCGTATTGCATTAAATTTGAAAGGGTTGGATGCAGGTAAAAGCTACGAGCAGTGCCCTATTTCACTCATTGATAATGAACAAAACAGTAGTAGTTATACCACTGTAAACCCTAATGGCTTAGTGCCTAGCGTGAAAACCGACCACGGCATATTGAGTCAATCTTTAGCGATCATTGAATACCTCGATGAAACGTACCCAAATATTCCTTTGCTACCTAACGATCCTTGGCAAAAAGCGCAGTGTCGCTCTTTTGCCTTATTGATTGCCTGCGATATTCACCCTTTAAATAACCTTCGCGTACTTAACTACTTAAACAGTGATTTAGGCGCTAACCAGAACGAAAAGATGGTTTGGTATTTTCATTGGCTTGAACGCGGTTTTCAGGCATTAGAAGCCATGTTGAGTCGTAGCTTATCATTTGAACAGACTTTCTGTTTCGGCAAGCACGCAACGTTGGCTGATATTTGCTTAATTCCACAAATTTACAACGCGAAGCGTTTTGATTTTGATATGACTAAATACCCCAATCTCTCGCTCGTTGATCAGCATTGCCAACAAATAAGTGCATTCAAACTGGCTCATCCCGATCAACAGTAA
- a CDS encoding TldD/PmbA family protein, with translation MLNPATAKAVIDHALFLGADFAELFVEHHQSSSVELVSGEVDKVNSGIDFGIGIRLFFGHKVLYGYTNSTEEEELKRVTSLLTAKDKRDQIIDGVALNLNRYTNKHTCQFPLSQGAELAQKIAFLKEVNHSARAESDKISQFIGRMLQREQQIEIFNSEGLHIGDTRHYTRVAATAIAQNGSDQSTGFEAPGALTGWEFHNSVNAKDLGQHVAKQAMVKLFADPCPSGEMPVIIGNGFGGVIFHEACGHLLETTSVAKKASVFHDKMGEMIANTVVNAVDDGTMTNEWGSINIDDEGMETQRTQLIKNGKLTSFMVDKLGGMKTGYAPTGSGRRESYKYAPTSRMRNTFIEAGNSSLDEMVASVEHGIYAPKMGGGSVQPGTGEFNFAVQEAYLIENGKITKPLKSATLISTGPKVLKEISMVGNDFALAAGMCGSVSGSVPTTVGQPALKVDNILVGGGN, from the coding sequence ATGCTAAACCCTGCTACTGCTAAAGCAGTTATCGATCATGCCCTCTTTCTTGGGGCTGATTTTGCCGAATTATTTGTAGAACATCACCAATCAAGCTCTGTAGAGTTAGTCTCGGGTGAGGTTGATAAAGTCAATTCAGGTATCGATTTTGGTATCGGTATCCGTTTGTTTTTCGGTCACAAAGTACTTTACGGGTACACCAACAGCACGGAAGAAGAAGAATTAAAACGTGTTACTAGCCTACTTACCGCAAAAGATAAACGTGATCAAATCATTGATGGCGTAGCACTAAATCTTAACCGTTACACCAATAAACACACTTGTCAGTTCCCACTGAGCCAAGGTGCAGAACTTGCACAAAAGATTGCTTTCTTAAAAGAAGTGAACCATTCAGCCCGCGCTGAAAGCGACAAAATTTCTCAGTTCATCGGTCGTATGTTGCAACGTGAACAGCAAATTGAAATCTTCAACTCTGAAGGTCTTCATATTGGTGATACCCGCCATTATACCCGTGTAGCAGCCACTGCAATTGCACAAAATGGTAGCGACCAATCTACAGGCTTTGAAGCTCCGGGCGCATTAACTGGTTGGGAATTTCACAACAGCGTGAATGCAAAAGATCTTGGTCAACATGTCGCTAAACAAGCCATGGTTAAACTATTTGCCGATCCTTGTCCGTCAGGTGAAATGCCTGTGATTATCGGTAACGGCTTTGGCGGTGTTATTTTCCATGAGGCCTGTGGTCACCTACTTGAAACCACATCGGTTGCCAAGAAAGCCTCGGTTTTCCACGACAAAATGGGCGAGATGATTGCCAATACTGTGGTCAACGCAGTTGATGACGGCACCATGACGAATGAATGGGGTTCTATCAACATCGATGATGAAGGCATGGAAACCCAACGCACTCAGCTTATCAAAAACGGTAAGTTAACCAGCTTTATGGTTGATAAATTAGGCGGCATGAAGACTGGCTATGCGCCAACAGGTTCTGGCCGTCGTGAATCATACAAATACGCACCGACTTCTCGTATGCGTAATACCTTCATTGAAGCAGGCAACAGCTCGCTTGATGAAATGGTAGCCAGTGTTGAGCACGGCATTTATGCGCCGAAGATGGGCGGCGGTTCTGTTCAACCAGGTACTGGTGAATTTAACTTTGCCGTACAAGAAGCCTACTTAATTGAAAATGGTAAGATCACTAAGCCATTGAAATCAGCTACCTTGATCAGTACTGGACCTAAAGTATTGAAAGAAATCAGCATGGTGGGTAATGACTTTGCATTAGCAGCTGGCATGTGTGGTTCTGTAAGTGGTTCAGTGCCAACAACTGTTGGCCAACCGGCGCTAAAAGTTGACAATATTCTTGTTGGGGGTGGTAACTAA
- a CDS encoding fumarylacetoacetate hydrolase family protein translates to MKLASLHQGRDGQLIVVSRDLTKAVHAHDIAPTLQFALDNWEQVEPDLQHLYRNLNDGVAHDVFPFNPHGCASPLPRAYQWADGSAYVNHVELVRKARGAAMPESFWTDPLMYQGMSDGFLGPYQDIQAADEAWGIDFEGEIAVITDDIPMGTRTEQLHDHIKLLMLVNDVSLRNLIPNELGKGFGFFQSKPASAFSPVAITPDELNDSWYDFKVHHRLTVHLNGELFGQPHAGTDMTFNFAELVQHIAKSRHVGAGTIIGSGTVSNLDRTSGSCCLAERRMLEAIENGIPVTPFMKFGDTVKIEMFDDDGRSIFGAIEQKVVKYTNVYDKQDLERHKPV, encoded by the coding sequence GTGAAATTAGCGTCTCTACATCAAGGTCGTGATGGTCAACTCATTGTTGTATCGAGAGATTTAACAAAAGCCGTTCACGCACACGACATTGCCCCAACCCTACAGTTTGCGTTAGATAACTGGGAACAAGTCGAACCTGATTTACAGCACCTCTACCGCAACCTTAATGATGGTGTTGCTCATGATGTCTTTCCTTTTAACCCGCACGGATGTGCTTCGCCGCTTCCTCGTGCATATCAATGGGCTGATGGCAGTGCTTATGTTAACCACGTTGAATTGGTTCGAAAGGCCCGTGGGGCAGCAATGCCTGAAAGCTTCTGGACCGATCCTTTAATGTACCAAGGTATGTCTGATGGCTTTCTTGGTCCTTATCAAGATATACAAGCAGCCGATGAAGCATGGGGAATCGATTTTGAAGGTGAAATTGCGGTCATTACCGACGATATTCCAATGGGAACACGCACAGAACAGCTACACGACCACATTAAATTGCTGATGTTAGTGAATGATGTGTCGTTACGTAACCTTATTCCTAATGAACTAGGCAAAGGGTTTGGGTTCTTCCAATCAAAACCCGCATCAGCTTTTTCACCTGTAGCAATAACGCCCGATGAACTGAATGACAGCTGGTATGATTTTAAAGTACACCACCGCCTAACGGTCCACTTAAATGGCGAATTATTTGGACAGCCTCATGCGGGAACAGACATGACCTTTAATTTCGCTGAATTGGTGCAACATATCGCGAAAAGCCGCCATGTTGGGGCGGGAACAATCATTGGTTCAGGCACTGTATCTAACCTTGACCGTACAAGTGGCTCTTGCTGCTTAGCCGAGCGACGTATGCTTGAAGCGATTGAAAATGGCATACCTGTAACCCCCTTCATGAAGTTTGGCGATACCGTAAAAATAGAAATGTTTGATGACGATGGGCGCTCTATTTTCGGTGCAATAGAGCAGAAGGTCGTTAAATACACTAACGTCTATGATAAACAAGATTTAGAACGCCATAAACCCGTTTAA
- a CDS encoding organic hydroperoxide resistance protein, with product MTTLYSTSATASAGRNGMVKTDDAKLELALSYPKEMGGTGEATNPEQLFAAGYSACFSNAILFVAQSKKLKLAEAPTTATVGISPNETGGFSLSVELAVKLQLEQTEALELVRKAHQVCPYSNAVRNNIDVKVSVNGELI from the coding sequence ATGACAACGTTATACAGCACATCAGCAACAGCATCTGCAGGTCGTAACGGCATGGTTAAAACTGACGATGCAAAACTTGAACTTGCACTGAGCTATCCAAAAGAAATGGGCGGTACAGGTGAAGCAACTAACCCTGAACAGTTATTTGCAGCAGGTTATTCAGCGTGTTTCTCGAATGCGATTCTTTTTGTTGCCCAATCGAAAAAGTTAAAATTAGCCGAAGCGCCAACAACGGCAACGGTGGGTATTTCCCCTAATGAAACGGGCGGTTTTAGCTTATCTGTCGAACTAGCCGTTAAACTTCAGCTAGAACAAACAGAAGCACTAGAACTGGTTAGAAAAGCCCATCAGGTTTGTCCATACTCAAATGCTGTACGCAACAACATTGACGTTAAAGTGAGTGTAAACGGCGAGCTGATTTAA
- a CDS encoding CobW family GTP-binding protein produces the protein MKRIPTNIITGFLGAGKTTSILSLLARKPENEKWAVLINEFGNVGVDGAILSQQGAIIKEVPGGCMCCVAGLPMSVGINALLAQKPDRLLLEPTGLGHPKEVIRKLTSGMYKDYIDLRATITVVDPRHFADTAYTDNSNFQDQLALADVVVANKIDESTEYDLIAFEHFIESCQPAKAAIGKVQQGELELSWLDVERLEREAQHSHHHHHSDSADMAPLPDFELAPGQVFIRKENSGQGYRSCGWFFAADQIFDFSQLFTLFSKISAQRVKAVVNTERGCIAFNVVNQVVSVNELSLDGFESRIEFIDKELLPWDELESILCSIIRKESL, from the coding sequence ATGAAACGCATTCCTACTAATATCATCACGGGCTTTTTGGGTGCTGGTAAAACGACCTCTATTTTATCTTTACTGGCTCGCAAACCTGAAAATGAAAAATGGGCAGTATTGATTAATGAATTTGGCAACGTCGGCGTCGATGGTGCAATCCTTTCTCAACAAGGTGCGATCATTAAAGAAGTGCCGGGGGGTTGTATGTGTTGTGTCGCAGGCCTGCCTATGTCTGTCGGTATTAATGCTTTATTAGCACAAAAACCTGACCGTTTATTACTCGAACCGACAGGTTTGGGTCACCCCAAAGAAGTCATCAGGAAGCTTACCTCGGGTATGTATAAAGATTACATCGACCTTCGTGCAACCATTACTGTTGTTGATCCTCGCCATTTTGCTGATACCGCGTATACCGACAATTCAAATTTCCAAGATCAGCTCGCGCTTGCCGATGTGGTTGTCGCCAACAAAATCGATGAAAGTACAGAGTATGACCTCATCGCGTTTGAACATTTTATTGAAAGCTGCCAACCTGCAAAAGCAGCGATTGGTAAGGTTCAGCAAGGTGAGCTTGAGCTTAGTTGGCTAGACGTTGAACGCCTAGAACGAGAAGCGCAACATAGCCACCATCATCACCACTCAGACAGTGCCGACATGGCACCGTTACCCGATTTTGAATTAGCCCCAGGGCAAGTTTTTATTCGTAAGGAAAATAGCGGCCAAGGCTATCGCAGCTGTGGCTGGTTTTTTGCTGCCGATCAAATTTTCGATTTCTCCCAGTTATTTACACTATTCTCAAAGATAAGTGCCCAACGCGTTAAAGCCGTTGTGAACACTGAGCGTGGTTGTATTGCCTTTAACGTGGTAAACCAAGTGGTATCTGTAAATGAATTATCGTTAGATGGCTTTGAATCACGTATCGAGTTTATCGACAAAGAGCTTCTGCCTTGGGATGAACTAGAAAGCATTCTCTGCTCAATAATTAGAAAAGAGTCTTTATAA
- a CDS encoding MarR family winged helix-turn-helix transcriptional regulator: MADSQDSHSDLQLDKQVCFSLYSASNAMVRTYRPLLDKLDLTYLQYIVMMVLWEVKCVNVKTLGEKVHLDSGTLTPLLKRLEGKGLVLRRRSEIDERVREISLTEEGKALKLQAESVPAEMMCKAHMSIDELIALKKACDILLHNLTDNV; the protein is encoded by the coding sequence ATGGCTGATTCTCAAGATTCACATTCCGACTTACAGCTTGATAAACAAGTGTGCTTTTCACTTTATAGTGCTTCAAATGCGATGGTACGAACGTACCGCCCGTTGTTAGATAAGCTTGATCTGACTTACTTGCAGTACATTGTGATGATGGTGTTGTGGGAAGTGAAATGTGTAAATGTAAAAACACTGGGTGAGAAAGTACACCTTGATTCAGGTACGTTAACCCCATTACTGAAGCGATTAGAAGGGAAGGGCTTAGTACTGCGTCGTAGAAGCGAAATCGATGAACGTGTTAGAGAGATAAGCTTAACGGAAGAAGGAAAAGCGTTAAAGCTGCAAGCGGAATCAGTACCTGCTGAAATGATGTGTAAAGCTCATATGTCGATTGATGAATTGATTGCATTGAAGAAAGCCTGCGATATATTGCTGCATAATTTAACTGATAACGTATAA
- a CDS encoding TldD/PmbA family protein, translated as MADQNKLQNAIDHVLEKVKAAGAQADVIANRSNNFSLKANDGELAEYKVTSGQVIGVRVVKDQRVATSYSESLAPESLDIMLEQALQNAQFSQQDEHQAISCINSKITTNIAEIYQQDNATVDDKIEMALALENGVVSKPHASSSPYNGFAESDSQIILANSQGTLCHHQERSTYCYAYTLYEQDGKQSMHGGMSSGRRFDQLDANFCINHGYDIAQALLDGGPIATQNYSVVFDLSSLSNLFGAFSMSLSGQSAMKGINPWRDLLGQQVASSLLTISDKAIVEGGFAIKSFDSEGFAARDTILIGEGKLQNMLHNSHTASFFGIENTANGARSAKGGLGVSPRHTVIAAGTSSDAEVTAGEYLELIELQGVHSGADAVSGDFSFGASGFLCRDGKRVQAVRGITVAGNFYQMLKEVDAVSNTLSNDYERDFFAPQIRFARLSIAGK; from the coding sequence ATGGCTGATCAAAACAAACTTCAGAATGCGATTGACCACGTATTAGAAAAAGTAAAAGCAGCGGGTGCACAAGCCGATGTTATTGCCAACCGCAGTAACAACTTTTCACTGAAAGCCAACGACGGTGAACTTGCCGAATATAAAGTGACATCAGGGCAAGTTATTGGTGTGCGGGTAGTGAAAGATCAGCGTGTAGCCACCAGCTATTCTGAATCATTAGCGCCAGAAAGCCTTGATATCATGCTCGAACAAGCACTGCAAAATGCCCAGTTCTCCCAGCAAGATGAACATCAAGCTATTAGCTGTATTAACAGTAAAATTACCACTAACATTGCTGAAATCTATCAACAAGATAACGCAACAGTTGATGATAAAATTGAAATGGCGTTAGCGCTTGAAAACGGTGTGGTATCAAAGCCTCACGCTTCTAGCTCGCCATACAATGGTTTCGCTGAGTCTGACAGCCAAATCATTCTTGCGAATAGCCAAGGCACGCTTTGTCACCATCAAGAACGTTCTACCTATTGCTATGCATACACCTTGTACGAGCAAGACGGTAAACAATCGATGCATGGTGGCATGTCTTCAGGACGTCGCTTTGACCAACTCGATGCAAACTTCTGTATCAATCATGGTTATGACATCGCTCAAGCCTTGCTTGATGGCGGCCCTATTGCGACTCAGAACTACTCAGTCGTCTTCGACTTAAGCTCGCTAAGTAACCTGTTTGGTGCATTTAGCATGAGCCTGTCGGGGCAGTCGGCAATGAAAGGGATTAACCCTTGGCGCGATCTATTAGGGCAGCAAGTGGCTAGTTCGCTATTAACCATTTCTGATAAAGCAATTGTTGAAGGTGGCTTTGCAATTAAGAGCTTCGACAGTGAAGGTTTTGCTGCACGTGACACCATTTTAATTGGTGAAGGTAAGCTACAGAACATGCTCCACAATAGCCATACCGCAAGCTTCTTTGGCATTGAGAATACTGCCAATGGCGCACGTTCAGCGAAAGGTGGCTTAGGCGTATCACCTCGTCATACTGTTATTGCTGCTGGTACAAGTTCTGATGCAGAAGTCACGGCTGGCGAATACCTTGAGCTTATCGAGCTTCAAGGGGTTCACTCTGGAGCAGATGCTGTAAGCGGTGATTTCTCGTTCGGCGCGAGTGGTTTCTTATGCCGTGACGGTAAGCGCGTTCAAGCTGTTCGTGGTATTACCGTTGCTGGTAACTTTTATCAAATGCTGAAAGAAGTTGATGCGGTAAGTAATACACTGAGCAACGATTACGAGCGTGATTTTTTTGCACCACAGATTCGTTTTGCCCGTTTGAGTATTGCAGGTAAATAG
- a CDS encoding acyl-CoA thioesterase has product MIDMLKGYPVITEIPVAWGEMDALNHVNNVVYFRYMETARIDYFNKVQLMEDMKLTGVGPVLGETTCRYKLPVTFPDTLYVGSRISEIKDDRFTMTYEIYSKKLNAITTVGSAKVVMFNFKNKKPDNLSQHLRDTIIDIEGDALKVVERV; this is encoded by the coding sequence ATGATTGACATGCTGAAAGGTTACCCAGTGATTACAGAAATCCCTGTGGCATGGGGGGAAATGGACGCGTTAAATCACGTGAATAATGTGGTGTATTTTCGTTATATGGAAACGGCACGTATTGATTATTTTAATAAAGTACAGTTGATGGAAGATATGAAATTGACTGGTGTTGGCCCTGTATTGGGTGAAACAACGTGCCGCTATAAGCTGCCAGTCACTTTTCCGGATACGCTATATGTTGGCTCTCGCATATCTGAAATTAAAGACGATCGTTTCACCATGACGTACGAAATTTATAGTAAGAAGTTAAATGCAATAACTACTGTTGGTAGTGCAAAAGTTGTGATGTTTAATTTTAAGAATAAAAAGCCAGATAATTTGTCTCAGCATTTACGCGATACTATTATCGATATTGAAGGGGATGCATTGAAAGTGGTAGAAAGAGTATAA